From a region of the Falco peregrinus isolate bFalPer1 chromosome 5, bFalPer1.pri, whole genome shotgun sequence genome:
- the COPS3 gene encoding COP9 signalosome complex subunit 3 isoform X2, with translation MQMNTNQLTSIHADLCQLCLLAKCFKPALPYLDVDMMDICKENGAYDAKHFLCYYYYGGMIYTGLKNFERALYFYEQAITTPAMAVSHIMLESYKKYILVSLILLGKVQQLPKYTSQIVGRFIKPLSNAYHELAQVYSTNKPSELRNLVNKHSETFTRDNNMGLVKQCLSSLYKKNIQRLTKTFLTLSLQDMASRVQLSGPQEAEKYVLHMIEDGEIFASINQKDGMVCFHDNPEKYNNPAMLHNIDQEMLKCIELDERLKAMDQEITVNPQFVQKSMGSQEDDSGTKPSSYS, from the exons ATGCAGATGAACACAAACCAGCTGACCTCAATACATGCAGATCTCTGCCAG cTCTGTTTGTTAGCAAAATGCTTTAAACCTGCCCTCCCGTATCTAGATGTGGACATGATGGATATTTGTAAAGAGAATGGGGCATATGATGCGAAGCACTTTTTATGTTACTACTACTATGGTGGGATGATATACACTGGGCTAAAGAACTTTGAAAGAGCACTCTACTTTTATGAACAG GCAATAACTACTCCAGCCATGGCAGTCAGTCATATTATGTTGGAATCGTATAAAAAGTATATTCTAGTTTCTTTGATACTACTTGGCAAAGTTCAGCAGCTACCAAAATATACTTCCCAGATAGTTGGTAGATTCATTAAG CCCCTTAGCAATGCTTACCATGAATTAGCGCAAGTTTATTCAACCAATAAACCCTCGGAGCTTCGAAATCTCGTGAACAAACACAGTGAAACATTCACAAGGGATAACAATATGGGGCTGGTTAAGCAATGCTTGTCATCTCTCTACAAAAAGAATATTCAGAGGCTAACCAAG acTTTTTTAACATTGTCATTACAAGACATGGCAAGTCGAGTGCAGTTGTCAGGGCcccaagaagcagaaaaatatgtcCTCCACATG ATAGAAGATGGTGAAATCTTTGCAAGTATTAATCAGAAAGATGGTATGGTCTGTTTCCATGATAATCCTGAAAAATATAACAATCCTGCTATGCTTCATAACATTGATCAGGAG atgctGAAATGTATAGAGCTTGATGAACGACTGAAAGCCATGGATCAAGAGATCACTGTGAACCCTCAGTTTGTGCAGAAG AGTATGGGCTCTCAAGAAGATGACTCAGGGACCAAACCATCCAGTTATTCTTGA
- the NT5M gene encoding 5'(3')-deoxyribonucleotidase, mitochondrial gives MILLSSFLHLRPRRCGPWAGLGRGLGPTAGSRRALRVLVDMDGVLADFEGGFLKKFRARYPDKPYIALEDRRGFWVSEQYGRLGPELSEKAISIWESKNFFIELDPLPGAVEAVKQMANLADTDVFICTSPIKKYRYCPYEKYAWVEKHFGPEFLEQIVLTRDKTVVSADLLIDDRPDITGAELNPSWEHVLFTACHNKHLQLKPPSRRLQSWTDDWKAILDSKRLPPGQAT, from the exons aTGATTTTGCTGAGCAGCTTCTTGCACCTGCGGCCTCGGCGCTGCggcccctgggcagggctgggcagggggctcggCCCCACAGCGGGGTCCCGCAGGGCTCTGCGGGTGCTGGTGGACATGGACGGGGTGCTGGCCGACTTCGAGGGAGGCTTCCTCAAGAAGTTCAGGGCCAGGTACCCCGACAAGCCCTACATTGCCCTGGAGGACCGGAGGGGCTTCTGGGTGTCGGAGCAATACGGGCGCCTGGGACCTGAGCTGAGT GAGAAAGCCATCAGCATCTGGGAATCCAAGAACTTCTTCATCGAGCTGGACCCACTCCCCGGAGCTGTGGAAGCTGTAAAGCAAATGGCAAATTTGGCAGA CACCGACGTGTTCATCTGCACAAGCCCGATCAAGAAGTACCGCTACTGCCCTTACGAGAAG TACGCCTGGGTGGAGAAGCACTTCGGCCCCGAGTTTCTTGAGCAGATCGTTTTGACGCGAGACAAGACGGTGGTTTCTGCTGACCTGCTTATAGACGATAGACCTGATATAACAG GGGCTGAGCTGAACCCCAGCTGGGAGCATGTGCTCTTCACGGCCTGCCACAACAAGCACCTGCAGCTGAAGCCTCCCAGCCGCCGGCTGCAGTCCTGGACCGACGACTGGAAGGCCATTCTGGACAGCAAACGCCTGCCACCTGGCCAGGCCACCTAA
- the COPS3 gene encoding COP9 signalosome complex subunit 3 isoform X1, producing MASALEQFVNSVRQLSAQGQMTQLCELINKSGELLAKNLSHLDTVLGALDVQEHSLGVLAVLFVKFSMPSIPDFETLFSQVQLFISTCNGEHIRYATDTFAGLCHQLTNALVERKQPLRGISILRQAIDKMQMNTNQLTSIHADLCQLCLLAKCFKPALPYLDVDMMDICKENGAYDAKHFLCYYYYGGMIYTGLKNFERALYFYEQAITTPAMAVSHIMLESYKKYILVSLILLGKVQQLPKYTSQIVGRFIKPLSNAYHELAQVYSTNKPSELRNLVNKHSETFTRDNNMGLVKQCLSSLYKKNIQRLTKTFLTLSLQDMASRVQLSGPQEAEKYVLHMIEDGEIFASINQKDGMVCFHDNPEKYNNPAMLHNIDQEMLKCIELDERLKAMDQEITVNPQFVQKSMGSQEDDSGTKPSSYS from the exons ATGGCGTCGGCCCTGGAGCAGTTCGTCAACAGCGTCCGGCAGCTCTCGGCCCAAG gGCAAATGACCCAGCTTTGTGAACTGATCAATAAAAGCGGAGAACTGCTAGCAAAAAATCTTTCCCATCTGGATACGGTGCTTGGTGCCCTGGATGTGCAGGAACACTCATTAGGTGTTCTTGCTGTCTT gTTTGTCAAGTTTTCTATGCCCAGCATCCCTGACTTCGAAACGTTATTCTCACAGGTGCAGCTTTTTATCAGCACTTGCAACGGGGAACACATTAGATATGCAACAGACACTT TTGCTGGCCTGTGCCACCAGTTAACAAATGCCCTTGTGGAGAGAAAACAG CCCCTGCGAGGAATTAGCATTCTCAGACAAGCCATAGACAAGATGCAGATGAACACAAACCAGCTGACCTCAATACATGCAGATCTCTGCCAG cTCTGTTTGTTAGCAAAATGCTTTAAACCTGCCCTCCCGTATCTAGATGTGGACATGATGGATATTTGTAAAGAGAATGGGGCATATGATGCGAAGCACTTTTTATGTTACTACTACTATGGTGGGATGATATACACTGGGCTAAAGAACTTTGAAAGAGCACTCTACTTTTATGAACAG GCAATAACTACTCCAGCCATGGCAGTCAGTCATATTATGTTGGAATCGTATAAAAAGTATATTCTAGTTTCTTTGATACTACTTGGCAAAGTTCAGCAGCTACCAAAATATACTTCCCAGATAGTTGGTAGATTCATTAAG CCCCTTAGCAATGCTTACCATGAATTAGCGCAAGTTTATTCAACCAATAAACCCTCGGAGCTTCGAAATCTCGTGAACAAACACAGTGAAACATTCACAAGGGATAACAATATGGGGCTGGTTAAGCAATGCTTGTCATCTCTCTACAAAAAGAATATTCAGAGGCTAACCAAG acTTTTTTAACATTGTCATTACAAGACATGGCAAGTCGAGTGCAGTTGTCAGGGCcccaagaagcagaaaaatatgtcCTCCACATG ATAGAAGATGGTGAAATCTTTGCAAGTATTAATCAGAAAGATGGTATGGTCTGTTTCCATGATAATCCTGAAAAATATAACAATCCTGCTATGCTTCATAACATTGATCAGGAG atgctGAAATGTATAGAGCTTGATGAACGACTGAAAGCCATGGATCAAGAGATCACTGTGAACCCTCAGTTTGTGCAGAAG AGTATGGGCTCTCAAGAAGATGACTCAGGGACCAAACCATCCAGTTATTCTTGA
- the FLCN gene encoding folliculin produces the protein MNAIVALCHFCELHGPRTLFCTEVLHSPLPQGASSGDISGQNEQAEEEEGGIQMSSRIRSHSPAEGASADSSSPGPKKSDMCEGCRSLAGGHPGYVSHDKETSIKYVSHQHPNHPQLFSIVRQACVRSLSCEVCPGREGPIFFGDEQHGFVFSHTFFIKDSLARGFQRWYSIITIMMDRIYLINSWPFLLGKIRGIIDELQGKALKVFEAEQYGCPQRAQRMNTAFTPFLHQRNGNAARSLTSLTNDENLWACLHTSFAWLLKACGSRLTEKLLEGAPTEDTLVQMEKLADLKEESEGWDGSEEEEKPSSQPDVVEGQELSKCSPETSLMPDCNSWNVAHRRLSVFRSLRHMRQVLGASAFRMLAWHVLMGNQVIWKARDTDLVQSAFDVLRTMLPVGCVRIIPYSDQYEEAYRCNFLGLSPHVQIPPHILSSEFAVLVEVRAATRSSLYPAVFDDEQSLNKYEFVVTSGSPVAADRVGPTILNKIEAALTNQNLSVDVVDQCLVCLKEEWMNKVKVLFKFTKVDSRPKEDTQKLLSILGAAEEDNVKLLKFWMTGLSKTYKSHLMSTVRSPTSSESRN, from the exons ATGAACGCTATTGTTGCCCTCTGCCATTTTTGTGAGCTCCACGGTCCTCGCACCCTCTTTTGTACTGAGGTTCTGCATTCACCGCTTCCCCAAGGCGCGAGCAGCGGGGACATCTCGGGGCAGAATGAGcaggcagaagaggaggagggtggcATTCAGATGAGCAGTCGGATCCGCTCgcacagcccagcagaaggTGCCAGTGCCGactccagcagcccagggccAAAGAAGTCAGACATGTGTGAG ggTTGCCGCTCTCTTGCAGGAGGACATCCTGGATATGTCAGCCACGATAAAGAAACATCTATCAAGTACGTCAGTCACCAGCACCCAAACCACCCCCAGTTGTTCAGCATCGTGCGCCAGGCCTGTGTTCGTAGTCTGAGCTGTGAG GTCTGCCCAGGACGTGAAGGCCCTATTTTTTTTGGAGATGAACAGCACGGTTTTGTGTTCAGCCACACTTTCTTTATCAAAGACAGCCTGGCTCGAGGTTTCCAGCGCTGGTACAGCATCATCACTATCATGATGGACCGGATTTACCTCATCAACTCCTGGCCTTTCTTGTTGGGAAAAATCAGAGGCATCATTGATGAGCTTCAGGGCAAAGCACTTAAG GTGTTTGAAGCAGAGCAGTATGGGTGCCCTCAGCGTGCCCAGCGGATGAACACAGCCTTCACTCCCTTCCTGCACCAGCGGAACGGCAATGCAGCCCGCTCCTTAACCTCACTGACCAATGATGAAAACCTGTGGGCATGTTTGCATACTTCCTTTGCTTG GCTTTTGAAAGCTTGTGGTAGCCGACTTACAGAGAAACTTTTGGAAGGAGCACCAACAGAAGACACCCTTGTTCAGATGGAAAAACTTGCAG atCTGAAAGAAGAGTCAGAAGGTTGGGATGGttctgaggaagaagagaagccTTCTTCCCAGCCAGATGTTGTGGAAGGGCAGGAGCTGTCTAAATGCTCACCTGAAACATCTCTGATGCCAGATTGCAATAGCTGGAATGTGGCTCACAGAAGGTTGTCTGTCTTTCGGTCTCTCCGGCACATGAGACAG gttcttGGGGCATCAGCATTCCGCATGCTGGCTTGGCATGTTCTGATGGGGAATCAGGTCATCTGGAAAGCTCGAGATACAGATCTTGTCCAGTCTGCTTTTGATGTGCTACGG ACTATGCTGCCTGTTGGCTGTGTGCGGATCATCCCCTATAGCGACCAGTATGAAGAGGCATATCGGTGTAATTTCCTAGGGCTTAGCCCACATGTCCAAATCCCACCCCACATACTGTCATCTG AGTTTGCAGTGCTTGTGGAGGTTCGTGCTGCTACCCGGTCCAGCCTCTACCCAGCTGTGTTTGATGATGAGCAGTCCCTCAACAAGTACGAGTTTGTTGTGACCAGTGGTAGCCCTGTTGCAGCAGATCGAG TTGGCCCTACAATCTTGAACAAGATTGAAGCTGCCCTGACCAACCAGAACCTTTCTGTGGATGTTGTGGATCAGTGCCTTGTTTGCTTGAAGGAGGAGTGGATGAA TAAAGTGAAGGTCCTCTTTAAATTCACTAAAGTGGACAGCAGACCCAAGGAGGATACCCAAAAACTGCTGAGCATCCTGGGAGCTGCGGAGGAAGACAACGTCAAGCTTCTCAAGTTCTGGATGACTGGCCTGAGCAAGACATACAAGTCCCACCTGATGTCAACAGTTCGCAGCCCAACGTCCTCAGAGTCCCGGAACTAA